In Bordetella holmesii ATCC 51541, the following proteins share a genomic window:
- a CDS encoding FUSC-like inner membrane yccS family protein has translation MDLRIASIRRFLYSHYFFGGIRQAIGMLLPVLVLGGLFGQYSIGLVATFGAQCLAIIDQPGGPQRHRTNEMLGGALLGTATVTLTGAASSYPILLWLAVIAQCFTFSIFSVFGKRGGLIGFAGLLLMTLTMHSPLAPHEVLLHSAATLGGALFYLGWSLAFSRLFWLREERQAMSVALFATADYMAARASFYDENADLAVKIQ, from the coding sequence ATGGATTTGCGCATCGCCAGCATCCGGCGCTTTCTATACAGCCACTACTTCTTTGGCGGTATCCGACAGGCGATCGGCATGCTTCTGCCCGTCCTGGTGCTGGGCGGGCTGTTCGGCCAGTACAGCATCGGCCTGGTCGCCACCTTCGGCGCCCAGTGCCTGGCCATCATCGACCAGCCGGGCGGGCCGCAGCGCCATCGCACCAACGAAATGCTGGGCGGCGCCCTGCTGGGCACCGCCACGGTCACGCTGACCGGCGCGGCCTCCTCCTACCCCATCCTGCTGTGGCTGGCGGTGATCGCCCAGTGCTTCACGTTCTCGATATTCTCGGTGTTCGGCAAGCGCGGCGGCCTGATCGGCTTTGCCGGCCTGCTGCTGATGACCCTGACCATGCATTCGCCGCTGGCCCCGCACGAGGTGCTGCTGCACTCGGCCGCCACGCTGGGCGGGGCGCTGTTCTACCTCGGCTGGAGCCTGGCCTTCAGCCGCCTGTTCTGGCTGCGCGAGGAGCGCCAGGCGATGTCGGTGGCGCTGTTCGCCACCGCCGACTACATGGCCGCGCGGGCCAGCTTCTACGACGAGAACGCCGACCTAGCTGTGAAGATTCAATAG
- the ilvN gene encoding acetolactate synthase, small subunit translates to MKHVISVLMENEPGALSRVVGLFSARGYNIETLTVAPTEDATLSRLTVVTVGSDEVIEQITKHLNRLVDVVKVVDLTEGAHIERELMLIKVRAVGKKREEMKRMADIFRGRIIDVTDKSYTIELTGVQEKIQAFIEALDRSAILETVRTGVSGIGRGERILKI, encoded by the coding sequence ATGAAACACGTGATTTCTGTGCTGATGGAAAACGAACCCGGCGCGCTGTCGCGCGTGGTCGGCCTGTTCTCCGCGCGCGGCTACAACATCGAGACGCTGACCGTGGCGCCCACCGAGGACGCGACCCTGTCGCGCCTGACCGTGGTGACCGTCGGTTCGGACGAGGTCATCGAACAGATCACCAAGCACCTCAATCGCCTGGTCGACGTGGTCAAGGTCGTGGACCTCACCGAAGGCGCGCACATCGAGCGCGAGCTCATGCTGATCAAGGTGCGGGCAGTGGGCAAGAAGCGCGAGGAAATGAAGCGCATGGCGGATATCTTCCGCGGGCGCATCATCGACGTCACCGACAAGTCCTACACGATCGAGCTGACCGGCGTTCAGGAGAAAATCCAGGCTTTCATCGAAGCCCTCGACCGCAGTGCCATCCTGGAAACCGTGCGCACCGGCGTGTCCGGCATCGGGCGCGGCGAACGGATACTGAAAATCTGA
- the ilvB gene encoding acetolactate synthase, large subunit, biosynthetic type — MELNGADIVVRCLAEEGVEHVFGYPGGAVLYIYDAIFKQDKFQHILVRHEQAAVHAADAYSRASQKVGVCLVTSGPGVTNAVTGIATAYMDSIPMVIISGQVPTAAIGEDAFQECDTVGITRPCVKHNFLVRDVKDLAETMRRAFFIARTGRPGPVLVDIPKDITVAQCKYAPPKGEISMRSYAPVNKGHQGQIKKAVQMLLHAERPMIYTGGGVILSDAAEALRHLVDQTGAPCTNTLMGLGAMPATDHRFLGMPGMHGTYEANMAMQHCDVLLAIGARFDDRVIGNPRHFAQNARKIIHIDIDPSSISKRVRVDVPIVGNVKDVLADLSAQYDLARADAKPAPIEKWWQQIEAWRGKECLKYAGSDEVIKPQFVVEKLWEVTGGDAFVTSDVGQHQMWAAQYYKFNKPRRWINSGGLGTMGVGLPYAMGVQMANPGADIAVITGEASIQMNIQELSTCHQYHLTPKIICLNNRFLGMVRQWQQIDYGSRYSESYMDSLPDFVKVAEAYGHVGLRIERPADVEPALREAFKKHKDRLVFLDFITDRTENVWPMVKAGRGLTEMLLGSEDL, encoded by the coding sequence ATGGAACTCAATGGCGCCGACATCGTCGTGCGCTGCCTGGCCGAAGAAGGCGTGGAACACGTTTTCGGCTACCCTGGCGGCGCGGTGCTTTACATCTACGACGCGATTTTCAAGCAGGACAAATTCCAGCACATTCTGGTGCGTCACGAGCAGGCTGCCGTGCACGCCGCCGACGCGTACTCGCGCGCCTCGCAGAAAGTGGGCGTATGCCTGGTGACCAGCGGTCCGGGCGTCACCAATGCCGTCACCGGCATCGCCACCGCCTACATGGACTCCATCCCCATGGTCATCATCAGCGGCCAGGTGCCGACTGCGGCCATCGGCGAGGATGCCTTCCAGGAATGCGACACCGTGGGCATCACGCGTCCCTGCGTCAAGCACAACTTCCTGGTGCGCGACGTCAAGGACCTGGCCGAGACCATGCGCCGTGCCTTCTTCATCGCCCGCACCGGCCGTCCCGGCCCCGTGCTGGTCGATATCCCGAAGGACATCACCGTCGCGCAGTGCAAGTACGCGCCGCCCAAGGGCGAGATCTCGATGCGCTCGTACGCGCCGGTGAACAAGGGGCACCAGGGCCAGATCAAGAAGGCCGTGCAGATGCTGCTGCACGCCGAGCGTCCCATGATCTACACGGGCGGCGGCGTGATCCTGTCCGATGCCGCCGAGGCCTTGCGCCACCTGGTGGACCAGACCGGCGCGCCGTGCACCAACACCCTGATGGGCCTGGGCGCGATGCCGGCCACCGACCACCGCTTCCTGGGCATGCCCGGCATGCACGGCACCTACGAGGCGAACATGGCGATGCAGCACTGCGACGTGCTGCTGGCCATCGGGGCGCGCTTCGATGACCGCGTCATCGGCAATCCGCGCCATTTCGCGCAGAACGCGCGCAAGATCATCCACATCGACATCGATCCCTCGTCGATCTCCAAGCGCGTGCGCGTCGACGTGCCCATCGTCGGCAACGTCAAGGACGTACTGGCCGATCTGAGCGCCCAGTACGACCTGGCGCGCGCCGACGCCAAGCCGGCGCCGATCGAGAAGTGGTGGCAGCAGATCGAGGCCTGGCGCGGCAAGGAGTGCCTGAAGTACGCCGGCTCCGACGAGGTCATCAAGCCTCAGTTCGTGGTCGAGAAACTGTGGGAAGTGACCGGAGGCGACGCCTTCGTGACCTCCGACGTCGGCCAGCACCAGATGTGGGCCGCGCAGTACTACAAGTTCAACAAGCCGCGCCGCTGGATCAACTCCGGCGGCCTGGGCACCATGGGCGTGGGGCTGCCCTATGCCATGGGCGTGCAGATGGCCAATCCGGGCGCCGACATCGCCGTGATCACCGGCGAGGCGTCGATCCAGATGAACATCCAGGAATTGTCCACCTGCCACCAGTACCACCTGACGCCCAAGATCATCTGCCTGAACAACCGTTTCCTGGGCATGGTGCGCCAGTGGCAGCAGATCGACTACGGCTCGCGCTATTCCGAGTCGTACATGGATTCGCTGCCGGATTTCGTCAAGGTCGCCGAGGCCTATGGCCACGTCGGCCTGCGCATCGAGCGGCCCGCCGACGTCGAGCCGGCGCTGCGCGAAGCATTCAAGAAGCACAAGGATCGCCTGGTCTTCCTGGACTTCATCACCGACCGCACCGAAAACGTGTGGCCCATGGTGAAGGCCGGCCGCGGGCTGACCGAGATGCTGCTCGGTTCCGAGGATCTGTAA
- a CDS encoding putative lipoprotein, which translates to MPPIRRPIGRALRLAGAGMLLAACANLNQVPPGTPLADVQAQFGAPNFACDLPNGGQRVIWTQQPYGQFAWGANVGPDGRVDRVVEVLTDEHFKVLGTGTWTADQVRCEFGPPAEIKQVGLPSVRQVVWSYRYRESRVWNSLMYVYMGREGDRVTRFHPGPDPMYDEDWRWH; encoded by the coding sequence ATGCCCCCGATTCGCCGCCCCATCGGCCGCGCCCTGCGCCTGGCCGGCGCGGGCATGCTGCTGGCCGCCTGCGCCAACCTGAACCAGGTGCCGCCCGGCACGCCCCTGGCCGACGTGCAGGCGCAATTCGGCGCGCCCAATTTCGCCTGCGATCTGCCCAATGGCGGGCAGCGGGTGATCTGGACCCAGCAGCCATACGGCCAGTTCGCCTGGGGCGCCAACGTAGGCCCCGACGGGCGCGTCGACCGCGTCGTCGAGGTGCTGACCGACGAGCATTTCAAGGTGCTGGGCACCGGCACCTGGACGGCCGACCAGGTGCGCTGCGAATTCGGCCCGCCAGCCGAGATCAAGCAGGTCGGCCTGCCCAGCGTGCGCCAGGTGGTGTGGTCGTACCGCTACCGCGAATCGCGGGTCTGGAATTCGCTGATGTACGTGTACATGGGCCGCGAGGGAGACCGCGTCACGCGCTTTCATCCCGGGCCGGACCCGATGTACGACGAAGACTGGCGCTGGCACTGA
- the rpsO gene encoding ribosomal protein S15, with protein MSVADIKKSEIVAQFQRAQGDTGSPEVQVALLTARINELTGHFKEHAKDHHSRRGLLRMVSRRRKLLDYLKGRNPDSYRALIEKLGLRK; from the coding sequence ATGTCTGTAGCTGACATCAAAAAATCCGAAATCGTCGCGCAATTCCAACGCGCTCAAGGCGATACCGGCTCCCCTGAAGTTCAGGTGGCTCTGCTCACCGCCCGCATCAACGAACTGACCGGTCACTTCAAGGAACACGCGAAGGACCATCACTCGCGCCGCGGTCTGCTGCGCATGGTCAGCCGTCGCCGTAAACTGCTCGACTATCTCAAGGGCCGCAATCCCGATTCGTACCGCGCTCTGATCGAAAAACTCGGTCTGCGCAAGTGA
- the ilvC gene encoding ketol-acid reductoisomerase, producing the protein MKVFYDKDCDLSLVKGKTVAIIGYGSQGHAHALNLHDSGVKVVVGLRKGGASWNKAANAGLEVAEVAEAVKRADIVMMLLPDENIAAVYRDEVHANIKAGAALAFAHGFNVHYGQVVPREDIDVIMVAPKAPGHTVRSTYSQGGGVPHLIAVYQDKSGSARDVALSYASANGGGRAGIIETNFREETETDLFGEQAVLCGGTVELIKAGFDTLVEAGYAPEMAYFECLHELKLIVDLIYEGGIANMNYSISNNAEFGEYETGPKVVTDATRQAMRECLTAIQTGEYAKKFILENTAGAPTLTSRRRINAESQIEQVGGKLRAMMPWIAANKLVDKAKN; encoded by the coding sequence ATGAAAGTTTTCTACGACAAAGACTGCGATCTCTCCCTGGTCAAGGGCAAAACCGTCGCCATCATCGGCTACGGCTCGCAAGGCCACGCCCACGCGCTGAACCTGCATGATTCGGGCGTCAAGGTCGTGGTGGGCCTGCGCAAGGGCGGCGCCTCGTGGAACAAGGCCGCCAACGCCGGCCTGGAAGTCGCCGAAGTGGCCGAGGCCGTCAAGCGCGCCGACATCGTCATGATGCTGCTGCCCGACGAGAACATCGCCGCCGTCTACCGCGACGAAGTGCACGCCAACATCAAAGCCGGCGCCGCGCTGGCCTTCGCCCACGGCTTCAACGTGCACTACGGCCAGGTCGTGCCGCGCGAAGACATCGACGTCATCATGGTGGCGCCCAAGGCCCCGGGCCACACCGTGCGCTCGACCTACAGCCAGGGCGGCGGTGTTCCGCACCTGATCGCCGTCTACCAGGACAAGTCGGGCAGCGCCCGCGACGTGGCCCTGTCGTACGCCAGCGCCAACGGCGGCGGTCGTGCCGGCATCATCGAGACCAACTTCCGCGAAGAGACCGAGACCGACCTGTTCGGCGAACAGGCCGTGCTGTGCGGCGGCACCGTCGAGCTGATCAAGGCCGGCTTCGACACGCTGGTGGAAGCCGGCTACGCGCCCGAAATGGCCTATTTCGAGTGCCTGCACGAGCTCAAGCTGATCGTCGACCTGATCTACGAAGGCGGCATCGCCAACATGAACTACTCGATCTCGAACAACGCCGAATTCGGCGAGTACGAGACCGGCCCGAAGGTCGTGACCGACGCGACCCGCCAGGCGATGCGCGAGTGCCTGACGGCCATCCAGACCGGCGAATACGCCAAGAAGTTCATCCTGGAAAACACCGCCGGCGCCCCGACCCTGACCTCGCGCCGCCGCATCAACGCGGAATCGCAGATCGAGCAGGTCGGCGGCAAGCTGCGCGCCATGATGCCCTGGATCGCCGCCAACAAGCTGGTGGACAAGGCCAAGAACTAA
- the pnp gene encoding polyribonucleotide nucleotidyltransferase, with product MLMVESEAQQLSEEIMLGGVVFGHEQMQAAVNAIHDLVRDAGKPEWNWAPAAKNDALIAAVTAAAQEGLTAAYQIREKQARTTKLRDVYADVSAKLAEQAAAAGQDAPDSVTVDNILFDLEARLVRSQILNGEPRIDGRDTRTVRPISVRLGVLPRAHGSALFTRGETQALVVATLGTKQDEQIIDALMGEYRDRFMLHYNMPPFATGETGRIGVPKRREIGHGRLAKRSLVPVLPKPEDFQYTIRIVSEITESNGSSSMASVCGGSLAMMDAGVPTTDHVAGVAMGLILEDGKFAVLTDILGDEDHLGDMDFKVAGTENGITALQMDIKIQGITKEIMQVALAQAREGRLHILGKMRDSLDGSRTELSAFAPRMLTIKINPEKIRDVIGKGGATIRALTEETGTQIDISDDGTIVIASVDETQAKEAQRRIVELTADVEVGQVYDGSVLRLLDFGAIVQVLPGRDGLLHISEIANYRIANINDVLKVGQQVRVKVIEADDKGRLRLSVKAIGGIEQQQPPAADAPAAAPAEPQAE from the coding sequence GTGCTGATGGTCGAGTCCGAAGCCCAACAACTGTCCGAAGAGATCATGCTCGGCGGTGTGGTGTTCGGCCACGAACAGATGCAGGCCGCTGTCAACGCCATCCATGATCTGGTGCGCGATGCCGGCAAGCCCGAGTGGAACTGGGCGCCTGCGGCCAAGAACGACGCTCTGATTGCCGCGGTGACCGCCGCGGCTCAAGAGGGTCTGACCGCTGCCTATCAGATCCGCGAGAAGCAGGCGCGCACGACCAAGTTGCGTGACGTCTACGCCGATGTGTCGGCCAAGCTGGCCGAGCAGGCCGCTGCCGCAGGCCAGGATGCGCCCGATAGCGTGACCGTCGACAACATCCTGTTCGATCTGGAGGCGCGTCTGGTGCGTAGCCAGATCCTCAATGGCGAGCCCCGTATCGATGGTCGCGACACCCGCACGGTGCGTCCGATCAGCGTGCGCCTGGGCGTGTTGCCGCGCGCTCACGGCAGTGCCCTGTTCACCCGTGGTGAAACGCAGGCCCTGGTCGTGGCTACGCTGGGCACCAAGCAGGATGAGCAGATCATCGATGCGCTGATGGGCGAGTACCGTGACCGCTTCATGCTGCACTACAACATGCCGCCTTTCGCCACCGGCGAAACCGGCCGTATTGGTGTGCCCAAGCGTCGTGAAATCGGCCATGGCCGACTGGCCAAGCGTTCGCTGGTGCCGGTGCTGCCCAAGCCCGAGGACTTCCAGTACACGATCCGTATCGTCTCCGAAATCACCGAGTCCAATGGCTCCTCGTCGATGGCTTCGGTCTGCGGCGGCTCGCTGGCCATGATGGACGCCGGCGTGCCGACCACGGATCACGTCGCTGGCGTGGCCATGGGCTTGATTCTCGAAGACGGCAAGTTTGCCGTGCTGACCGATATTCTGGGTGATGAAGATCACCTGGGCGACATGGACTTCAAGGTTGCGGGTACCGAAAACGGCATCACCGCGCTGCAGATGGACATCAAGATCCAGGGCATCACCAAGGAAATCATGCAAGTCGCGCTGGCTCAGGCCCGCGAAGGCCGTCTGCACATCCTGGGCAAGATGCGTGATTCGCTGGATGGTTCGCGCACCGAGCTGTCCGCATTCGCGCCGCGCATGCTGACCATCAAGATCAACCCCGAGAAGATCCGTGACGTGATCGGCAAGGGCGGCGCCACGATCCGTGCGCTGACCGAAGAAACCGGTACGCAGATCGACATCTCCGATGACGGCACCATCGTGATCGCCAGCGTGGACGAGACTCAGGCCAAGGAAGCGCAACGCCGCATCGTCGAACTGACCGCTGATGTCGAAGTGGGTCAGGTCTACGACGGTTCCGTGCTGCGCCTGCTGGACTTTGGCGCCATCGTGCAAGTGCTGCCGGGCCGCGACGGTCTGCTGCACATCTCGGAAATCGCCAACTACCGCATCGCCAACATCAACGACGTGTTGAAGGTCGGTCAGCAAGTCCGCGTCAAGGTCATCGAGGCCGACGACAAGGGCCGCCTGCGCCTTTCGGTCAAGGCTATCGGTGGTATCGAACAGCAGCAGCCGCCTGCTGCCGATGCCCCGGCCGCAGCCCCTGCCGAGCCGCAAGCCGAGTAA
- a CDS encoding putative membrane domain protein, with the protein MMSEPTQHQVSVPEFNNLLVQNHILASQITAVVPILVGLSHTPPAVQQALDAMMDLLDPARKPPAALPAQFDTEDEQAALAYPLKQMLRACVMIRQELAGVADPEDPRPAPASP; encoded by the coding sequence ATGATGAGCGAGCCGACGCAGCACCAGGTGAGCGTGCCCGAATTCAATAACCTGCTGGTGCAGAACCACATCCTGGCCTCGCAGATCACGGCCGTCGTGCCCATCCTGGTCGGCCTGTCGCACACGCCGCCCGCGGTGCAGCAGGCGCTGGACGCGATGATGGACCTGCTGGACCCGGCCCGCAAGCCGCCGGCCGCGCTGCCCGCGCAGTTCGACACCGAAGACGAGCAGGCGGCGCTGGCCTATCCGCTCAAGCAGATGCTGCGCGCCTGCGTGATGATCCGCCAGGAACTGGCCGGCGTCGCCGACCCCGAAGACCCGCGTCCGGCGCCGGCCTCGCCCTGA
- a CDS encoding 3' exoribonuclease, domain 1 family protein, with amino-acid sequence MFNKVTKTFQYGQHTVVLETGEIARQASGAVLVSVEDTVVLATVVAAKKAKPGQTFFPLTVDYIEKTYAAGRIPGGFFKREGKPSEKETLTSRLIDRPLRPLFPEDFYNEVQVVIHTLSVNPEIDPDIPAMIGASAALAISGIPFNGPSALPAWAMSTANTCSTRRPRSSRPPRWIWWLPVRKTPC; translated from the coding sequence ATGTTCAATAAAGTGACCAAGACTTTCCAATACGGCCAACATACGGTCGTTCTGGAAACCGGCGAGATCGCTCGCCAGGCCTCAGGCGCTGTGCTTGTGTCCGTTGAGGACACCGTCGTGCTGGCCACGGTCGTCGCCGCCAAGAAGGCCAAACCCGGCCAGACGTTCTTTCCGCTGACCGTCGACTACATCGAGAAAACCTATGCGGCTGGCCGCATTCCCGGGGGGTTCTTCAAGCGCGAAGGCAAGCCTTCCGAGAAGGAAACGCTGACCTCGCGTCTGATCGATCGTCCCCTGCGTCCGCTTTTCCCGGAAGACTTCTACAACGAAGTCCAGGTGGTCATCCACACGCTGTCGGTCAATCCGGAAATCGATCCCGACATCCCCGCCATGATCGGCGCTTCCGCGGCGTTGGCCATCTCGGGCATCCCCTTCAATGGCCCATCGGCGCTGCCCGCGTGGGCTATGTCGACGGCCAATACGTGCTCAACCCGACGGCCTCGCAGCTCAAGACCTCCAAGATGGATCTGGTGGTTGCCGGTACGGAAAACGCCGTGCTGA
- a CDS encoding FUSC-like inner membrane yccS family protein, which translates to MTEKHQAARDMVLRALPRGGGFREDDRVMLWNMFVDMLQLLDTLVATHTDYSSLRRTLAGHDALVFMRDALVKMSLELNRVALDVSRGHKTQYRSSAKAELRAIEYEIEQLKQQGLGEREPEMLALTVQVLRRLRNAARIVDKLAQHTEARSDAIPTSMLRIDKSLTQFISRQELRLGMITSNLRLDSPHFRYAIRVTLAAALAMTLIGIWLAPNMAAHSYWVLLTIVIIMKPGFALTRQRNGWRLMGTLVGCILALTLFTLTNNPTILFAVLLGACIMGNSLVQLNYMASAIFNTLFVVLVFHFVAPGTVSLEVIGEQAMDTALGCALALICSYVLPWWEARYMKPLARAASRANREYLRAGLRYIEAMRQPAPGGAAAGEETPETGERADADADLAWPGGWAARTCISRSAISPRRSIA; encoded by the coding sequence ATGACGGAGAAGCACCAGGCCGCGCGCGACATGGTGCTGCGCGCCCTGCCGCGTGGCGGCGGCTTTCGCGAAGACGACCGGGTCATGCTGTGGAACATGTTCGTCGACATGCTGCAGCTGCTCGATACGCTGGTCGCCACCCATACCGATTACTCCTCGCTGCGCCGCACCCTGGCCGGCCACGACGCGCTGGTCTTCATGCGCGACGCCCTGGTAAAGATGTCGCTGGAGCTCAACCGCGTCGCGCTGGACGTCTCGCGCGGCCACAAGACGCAATACCGCAGCAGCGCCAAGGCCGAGCTGCGCGCCATCGAGTACGAGATCGAGCAGCTCAAGCAGCAGGGGCTGGGCGAGCGCGAACCCGAGATGCTGGCGCTGACCGTGCAGGTGCTGCGCCGGCTGCGCAACGCCGCGCGCATCGTCGACAAGCTGGCCCAGCACACCGAGGCGCGCTCGGACGCCATCCCCACGAGCATGCTGCGCATCGACAAATCGCTGACGCAGTTCATCTCGCGCCAGGAGCTGCGCCTGGGCATGATCACCAGCAACCTGCGGCTGGACTCGCCCCACTTCCGCTACGCCATCCGCGTCACGCTGGCCGCGGCGCTGGCCATGACGCTGATCGGCATCTGGCTGGCGCCCAACATGGCCGCGCACAGCTACTGGGTGCTGCTGACCATCGTCATCATCATGAAGCCGGGCTTCGCGCTCACGCGCCAGCGCAACGGCTGGCGCCTGATGGGCACGCTGGTGGGCTGCATCCTGGCCCTGACCCTGTTCACGCTGACCAACAACCCGACCATCCTGTTCGCGGTGCTGCTGGGCGCCTGCATCATGGGCAACAGCCTGGTGCAGCTGAACTACATGGCCAGCGCCATCTTCAACACGCTGTTCGTGGTGCTGGTGTTCCATTTCGTCGCCCCGGGCACGGTTTCGCTGGAGGTGATCGGCGAGCAGGCGATGGATACGGCGCTGGGCTGCGCGCTGGCGCTGATCTGCAGCTATGTGCTGCCCTGGTGGGAGGCGCGCTACATGAAGCCGCTGGCGCGGGCCGCCTCGCGCGCCAACCGCGAATACCTGCGCGCCGGGCTGCGCTATATCGAGGCCATGCGCCAGCCGGCGCCCGGCGGCGCGGCGGCGGGCGAGGAAACGCCCGAGACCGGCGAGCGCGCCGACGCCGACGCCGACCTGGCCTGGCCTGGCGGCTGGGCCGCAAGAACGTGCATATCGCGTTCAGCAATTTCGCCGAGGCGTTCTATCGCATGA
- the pssA gene encoding CDP-diacylglycerol-serine O-phosphatidyltransferase — protein MPNFSMRDPENRHRSIYLLPNAFTTAALFAGFYAVVQAMNDRFETAAIAIFVAMVLDGMDGRVARLTNTQSAFGEQYDSLSDMTSFGVAPALVIYEWILQDLGRWGWLAAFVYVAGAALRLARFNTNIAVVDKRFFQGLPSPAAAALVAGFVWLAIDNKLPIHDSIMAWVAFVLTMYAGVAMVSNASFFSGKNFALGRSVPFWGILLVVAVFVFVSSDPPVVLFGLFVLYGLSGWVVMAWRWNRARRLQQERRSGHHSP, from the coding sequence ATGCCCAATTTCTCCATGCGCGATCCCGAAAATCGCCATCGCAGCATCTACCTGCTGCCCAATGCCTTCACCACGGCGGCCCTGTTCGCGGGGTTCTACGCCGTCGTGCAGGCCATGAACGACCGCTTCGAGACCGCGGCCATCGCCATCTTCGTGGCCATGGTGCTCGACGGCATGGACGGCCGGGTTGCGCGCCTGACCAACACCCAGTCGGCCTTCGGCGAGCAATACGATTCGCTGTCCGACATGACCTCCTTCGGCGTCGCGCCCGCGCTGGTCATCTACGAATGGATCCTGCAGGACCTCGGCCGCTGGGGCTGGCTGGCCGCCTTCGTGTACGTCGCCGGCGCGGCCTTGCGCCTGGCGCGCTTCAACACCAACATCGCGGTGGTCGACAAGCGCTTCTTCCAGGGGCTGCCCAGCCCCGCTGCCGCGGCGCTGGTGGCCGGCTTCGTCTGGCTGGCCATCGACAACAAACTGCCCATCCACGACAGCATCATGGCCTGGGTGGCCTTTGTCCTGACGATGTACGCCGGCGTGGCGATGGTCAGCAACGCCTCGTTTTTCAGCGGCAAGAACTTCGCCTTGGGCCGCAGCGTGCCGTTCTGGGGCATCCTGCTGGTGGTGGCCGTGTTCGTGTTCGTCTCCAGCGATCCGCCGGTGGTGCTGTTCGGCCTGTTCGTGCTTTATGGCCTGTCGGGCTGGGTGGTGATGGCATGGCGCTGGAACCGCGCCCGCAGGCTGCAGCAGGAGCGCCGCAGCGGCCATCATTCTCCGTGA
- a CDS encoding helix-turn-helix family protein, translating to MNTHKHARLTFLRRLEMVQQLIAHQVCVPEAARAYGVTAPTVRKWLGRFLAQGQAGLADASSRPTVSPRAIAPAKALAIVELRRKRLTQARIAQALGVSASTVSRVLARAGLSHLADLEPAEPVVRYEHQAPGDLLHIDIKKLGRIQRPGHRVTGNRRDTVEGAGWDFVFVAIDDHARVAFTDIHPDERFPSAVQFLKDAVAYYQRLGVTIQRLLTDNGSAFRSRAFAALCHELGIKHRFTRPYRPQTNGKAERFIQSALREWAYAHTYQNSQHRADAMKSWLHHYNWHRPHQGIGRAVPISRLNLDEYNLLTVHN from the coding sequence ATGAACACCCATAAGCATGCCCGATTGACCTTCCTACGTCGCCTCGAAATGGTCCAGCAATTGATCGCCCATCAAGTTTGTGTGCCTGAAGCGGCCCGCGCCTATGGGGTCACCGCGCCGACTGTGCGCAAATGGCTGGGCCGCTTCCTGGCTCAGGGCCAGGCGGGTTTGGCCGATGCGTCCTCGCGCCCGACGGTCTCGCCCCGAGCGATTGCGCCGGCCAAGGCGCTGGCTATCGTGGAGCTGCGCCGCAAGCGGCTGACCCAAGCGCGCATCGCCCAGGCGCTGGGCGTGTCAGCCAGCACCGTCAGCCGCGTCCTGGCCCGCGCCGGTCTGTCGCACCTGGCCGACCTGGAGCCGGCCGAGCCGGTGGTGCGCTACGAGCATCAGGCCCCCGGCGATCTGCTGCACATCGACATCAAGAAGCTGGGACGTATCCAGCGCCCTGGCCACCGGGTCACGGGCAACCGACGCGATACCGTTGAGGGGGCCGGCTGGGACTTCGTCTTCGTGGCCATCGATGACCACGCCCGCGTGGCCTTCACCGACATCCACCCCGACGAGCGCTTCCCCAGCGCCGTCCAGTTCCTCAAGGACGCAGTGGCCTACTACCAGCGCCTGGGCGTGACCATCCAGCGCTTGCTCACCGACAATGGCTCGGCCTTTCGCAGCCGCGCCTTCGCCGCGCTGTGCCATGAGCTGGGCATCAAGCACCGCTTTACCCGACCTTACCGCCCACAGACCAATGGCAAGGCCGAACGCTTCATCCAGTCGGCCTTGCGTGAGTGGGCTTACGCTCACACCTACCAGAACTCCCAACACCGAGCCGATGCCATGAAATCCTGGCTACACCACTACAACTGGCATCGACCCCACCAAGGCATCGGGCGCGCTGTACCCATCTCCAGACTCAACCTGGACGAATACAACCTATTGACAGTTCACAACTAG